One window of Pyrus communis chromosome 12, drPyrComm1.1, whole genome shotgun sequence genomic DNA carries:
- the LOC137709851 gene encoding cytochrome P450 94B3-like, whose protein sequence is MFVALLLPWSLLFLLYVFFTTIQKYQTKLPKPPLSSTYGPPSYPIIGCFISFCKNQHNLLDWYTSLLSASPSQTIVVHRIGARRIVVTANPSNVEHILKTNFVNFPKGKPLTDFLGDLLGCGIFNVDGDLWSTQRKLASHEFSTKSLREFVVKTLEEEVEGRLIPLLEEAAESQRVLDMQEILKMFAFDTVCKVSLGTDPFCLDLNRPVPPLVKAFDCAAEISARRATAPLYLMWKMKRALSIGSEKKLREAVKLVHGSVHEIIQNKKKILQRDEGKRIESHDILSRLLLARHGEEVVRDMVISFILAGRDTTSAAMTWLFWLLSKHPDITHKIVNEVENVVVQNNGTEKLGFDDLQKMRFLRASLCETMRLYPPVPWDSKHAEVDTVLPDGTWVGKGDRVTYFPYGMGRMEELWGKDRFEFNPDRWFDIEPGCDGDRVLKFVSPYKFPVFQAGPRVCLGKEMAFIQMKYVMASVLRRFEIRPVCGEDRPAFVPLLTAHMAGGLKVLVRKRS, encoded by the exons ATGTTTGTAGCTCTCCTTTTACCTTGGTCCCTTTTGTTCCTCCTCTATGTCTTCTTCACCACCATCCAGAAATATCAAACAAAACTACCGAAACCACCATTGAGTTCTACCTATGGGCCTCCTTCCTACCCCATAATTGGCTGCTTTATCTCTTTCTGCAAGAACCAACACAACCTCCTAGACTGGTACACCAgtctcctctcagcctcaccgTCACAGACTATAGTTGTGCACAGGATAGGTGCACGACGCATTGTTGTGACGGCAAACCCATCCAACGTGGAGCACattctcaaaacaaactttgtaAACTTCCCCAAGGGAAAACCCCTAACTGACTTCCTCGGGGACCTTCTGGGCTGCGGCATATTCAACGTGGATGGCGACTTGTGGTCCACGCAGCGGAAGCTCGCGAGCCATGAGTTCAGCACAAAGTCCCTGAGGGAGTTTGTTGTGAAgactcttgaggaagaagtcgAGGGCCGACTTATTCCGCTGCTGGAAGAAGCTGCAGAGAGCCAAAGGGTTTTGGATATGCAGGAAatactgaagatgttcgccttTGACACTGTGTGTAAGGTTTCATTGGGCACCGACCCATTTTGTTTGGATTTGAACCGACCCGTGCCTCCCCTTGTGAAAGCTTTTGATTGTGCTGCTGAGATAAGTGCCAGAAGGGCTACAGCTCCTTTGTATTTGATGTGGAAGATGAAGCGTGCTTTGAGCATTGGGTCCGAAAAGAAGCTCAGGGAAGCAGTGAAACTCGTTCATGGCTCTGTTCATG AAATaatccaaaacaaaaagaagattcTTCAAAGAGATGAAGGAAAGAGAATTGAAAGCCACGACATATTGTCACGGTTGTTACTAGCACGACACGGGGAGGAAGTGGTGAGAGACATGGTGATAAGTTTCATACTTGCCGGACGTGACACCACCTCAGCAGCCATGACTTGGCTCTTCTGGTTGCTCAGCAAGCATCCTGACATAACCCACAAGATTGTGAACGAAGTCGAAAATGTCGTCGTACAAAACAATGGTACGGAAAAACTAGGGTTTGATGATTTGCAAAAAATGAGGTTTCTGAGGGCTAGTTTGTGTGAGACTATGAGGCTCTACCCACCAGTCCCATGGGATTCCAAGCATGCTGAGGTGGACACTGTCTTGCCAGATGGGACTTGGGTTGGGAAGGGAGATAGGGTTACTTATTTTCCATATGGGATGGGGAGGATGGAGGAGCTGTGGGGAAAAGACCGGTTTGAGTTTAACCCGGACAGGTGGTTTGACATTGAACCGGGTTGTGATGGTGATAGGGTTTTGAAATTTGTGAGTCCATACAAGTTCCCGGTTTTTCAGGCCGGTCCAAGGGTTTGTCTTGGGAAGGAGATGGCTTTTATTCAGATGAAGTATGTGATGGCTTCGGTGTTGAGGCGGTTTGAGATCAGACCGGTTTGTGGGGAGGACCGGCCGGCTTTTGTTCCCCTCTTGACGGCTCATATGGCAGGTGGGTTGAAGGTGTTGGTTCGAAAAAGAAGTTAG